A section of the Nitrososphaerota archaeon genome encodes:
- a CDS encoding CoA-binding protein — protein sequence MVQEEDIEDILSRSKTIAVIGLSRSPGKDSYRVAQYLQSQGYRIVPVNPSAEEILGERSYPSLQDLPDNLKRSVDVVDIFRPSEDVPPIVDQAVEVQRRLGRPSVIWMQLGIVNEAAAHRALAAGLKVVMNRCMEIEHRRRSSK from the coding sequence ATGGTTCAGGAAGAAGATATTGAGGATATTCTGAGCCGCTCCAAGACTATCGCGGTTATCGGTTTGTCTCGGAGTCCTGGGAAGGATAGTTATCGGGTGGCGCAGTATCTTCAATCTCAAGGATATAGAATTGTGCCGGTTAACCCTTCGGCAGAGGAGATCCTCGGTGAGCGCAGCTACCCTTCGCTCCAAGATCTTCCAGATAATCTGAAACGGTCTGTCGATGTTGTGGATATCTTCCGGCCCTCAGAAGATGTTCCGCCGATTGTTGATCAGGCCGTCGAGGTTCAGAGACGGTTAGGTAGACCTAGTGTGATCTGGATGCAGCTTGGGATTGTGAATGAGGCCGCGGCTCATCGGGCTCTTGCAGCAGGTCTCAAAGTGGTTATGAACCG
- a CDS encoding phosphoribosyltransferase domain-containing protein produces the protein MMDSHIVNWAEFGRLVEKLISKIKASNHNYDLVIGIARGGIPPALEIANRLNLKIDFVNIKSYLNDRTKQKPKILSTLSEKVEGCRILIVDDIIDSGDTMETIMEWLNQQKPRSIETTALFVKPWSRFTPTYTVETVKEWIIFPWESESTH, from the coding sequence ATGATGGATAGCCACATCGTAAACTGGGCTGAGTTCGGAAGGCTAGTGGAGAAGCTTATTTCAAAGATCAAGGCCTCAAACCACAATTACGATCTTGTAATCGGCATCGCCCGCGGTGGAATACCTCCCGCGCTAGAAATCGCTAACCGGCTAAACCTCAAAATCGACTTTGTAAACATCAAAAGCTACCTGAACGACCGCACCAAACAAAAGCCGAAGATCCTGTCAACACTCAGCGAAAAAGTCGAGGGCTGCAGAATCCTCATCGTTGACGACATAATAGACTCAGGCGACACAATGGAGACCATCATGGAATGGCTCAATCAACAAAAGCCTAGATCAATCGAAACCACAGCATTATTCGTGAAACCATGGAGCAGATTCACACCCACATACACAGTCGAAACCGTGAAAG